AATCTGACTCGCGAGGCTATGGCCTTGGCGGCGACGTGGTGACGCTGCTGCGCCTGGCCGAGGGCGAAGGGGGCCTGAGTTGGTACTACGTCAAGTTTGCTCAATCCGAAGCCGAGGGCTGGGTACGAGGCGACTTTATCGACACCAGCGCCCAGGTTGCTGCGCCGTCTCCCACCGTTGAAGAAATCACCACTGGCCCCTGCGGAGACAACCGACCGGAGGCGTTTTTTGAAACTAAATCCTTTAATATTCACCTGTGCCAAACTCCCCAGGGGCTGAGCTACATCGGCACCAACAAAACCAACAACAAAACCCTCACTACCACCGACGTGCGCGATAGCCAGGGTACCTACATTGCCATCGACGGCAACCAGCAATACCACGTTAGCGATCAGGCCCTAGCGGTGTACCAGGTGAACGGCGGTAGCTACGACCAGCTCGAAGGCGAAGACGTGATTCGCCACGAGCGGTTTTTGTACTGAGGCAGGTTTTGCGCGATCGCGGGCTTACAACTGCTGACAGCCTGGGACTGTAGAGGTCTCAGGCTATCTGAGCTATCTAGGTTTAGCGCTTAGGCCACTGCTAGCTTAGTCGCAGTTGAAAATTGAGCAGTCGAGGGTAGGTATCAGACAGGGAGCGGCGGCGGCAATGCTGCCTACAGCGGCAGTCAGGGCCAGGGCAGAAACGGCTACTAAAGAAAGTTTTTTGAGTCGAGTAAACTGCTTCATGACGGTGGGTCTCATTAAATAGGAATTGAAACTGAAAAGCCTCCTAATGAAGCTGTATGAACTATGCTACCCCGGCGGGATCTCATCCCGCGCCGGTGCCCGATCGGGTGGGGCCAAATCCACCGGAGCTGGGGAATAGGGGTCTTCATATTCCTGGGGAGGTTGAGTCTCAAATGCCTCTGGTAG
This window of the Nodosilinea sp. FACHB-141 genome carries:
- a CDS encoding SH3 domain-containing protein, giving the protein MGLGSGNAKLGLGLLLLALLGSCNRGAEVSDAASVAAESTPTAATDAAALAEDGGYRSTPIDPIRTAQLVTQGEGSQVNLRSQPTTQSDSRGYGLGGDVVTLLRLAEGEGGLSWYYVKFAQSEAEGWVRGDFIDTSAQVAAPSPTVEEITTGPCGDNRPEAFFETKSFNIHLCQTPQGLSYIGTNKTNNKTLTTTDVRDSQGTYIAIDGNQQYHVSDQALAVYQVNGGSYDQLEGEDVIRHERFLY
- a CDS encoding porin — translated: MKQFTRLKKLSLVAVSALALTAAVGSIAAAAPCLIPTLDCSIFNCD